The proteins below come from a single Mya arenaria isolate MELC-2E11 chromosome 8, ASM2691426v1 genomic window:
- the LOC128243716 gene encoding endoprotease bli-like gives MFPAVPQKKHADGNHRHSSEMLKCSSFYHKYMRVSEAWQNGYSGRNIRIGMIDVGFIHSPSVRQHVHVSMSHDFHPNRSKRRGIPTEHISQEFCLFCDVGVAFNAQYADLHIGDVGTSDHAAFTDVETFAKALVYKQHLIDIYVCEWTFNFELDEFDFAIQSAIKSGVKEGRRGLGSVYVLPAGYPGDGFLHDTYVISVGSIDDFTKDFNATAINSATLVSVFVGDRGSEPPCFGPLSAPGIVAGMIAFMLEAKPQLSLRDVKHILIESSTHRGLVSAHKFEQNGAGKSFHPVFGFGYPNAVKMVELAKSWKELPTQYMLQYITSTRESNSRGETLEFAVNCNRKLCIKEIEQVVVQVRNVTSNRGALIRLKSPMGTVSTMYVSTAIPSERQFVLTKRDFLSSHFWGECSVGKWLLYCEECWLLSAKLVIHGKKGGLDKSFLCDSVQLDGVMDKSIGEMDSETRGLFGLIFFFVILVSFCCIYRKSRMPSNQKKS, from the exons ATGTTTCCCGCAGTGCCGCAGAAGAAGCATGCAGACGGGAATCACAGGCATTCATCG GAGATGCTAAAGTGCTCATCCTTTTACCACAAATATATGCGCGTTTCGGAAGCCTGGCAAAACGGTTACAGTGGCAGAAATATTAGAATCGGGATGATCGATGTTGGTTTTATTCATTCACCATCTGTTCGACAACATGTT CATGTTTCCATGTCACACGACTTTCATCCCAATCGCAGTAAAAG AAGAGGAATCCCAACCGAACATATTTCTCAAGAATTCTGCCTCTTTTGTGACGTAGGGGTTGCTTTTAACGCGCAGTACGCAG ACCTGCATATTGGCGATGTAGGAACTTCTGACCATGCAGCATTTACGGACGTGGAAACTTTTGCTAAAGCTTTAGTTTACAAGCAACAccttattgatatttatgtatgtgaATGGACATTCAACTTTGAACTAGACGAGTTTGATTTTGCCATACAATCTGCAATAAAGAGTGGAGTAAAAGAG gGTCGTCGTGGACTGGGGTCTGTTTATGTTCTCCCAGCCGGATACCCGGGTGATGGTTTTCTCCACGACACATACGTTATTTCAGTTGGATCAATCGATGATTTCACCAAAGATTTCAACGCAACTGCAATTAATTCAGCCACTCTCGTTTCGGTTTTTGtg GGAGACAGAGGAAGTGAACCGCCTTGCTTTGGACCACTATCAGCACCTGGTATTGTTGCGGGAATGATAGCATTTATGCTTGAAGCTAA ACCTCAGTTGTCATTACGAGAtgtcaaacatattttgatcGAGTCCTCAACGCATAGAGGATTGGTCAGTGCACATAAGTTTGAACAGAACGGAGCAGGGAAATCAT ttcaccCGGTATTTGGATTCGGATATCCGAATGCAGTTAAAATGGTGGAACTTGCCAAGTCATGGAAAGAGCTTCCAACACAatatatgttgcaatacattaCTTCGACTAG AGAGTCCAATTCCAGAGGCGAAACACTTGAATTCGCAGTAAACTGCAATAGAAAGTTATGTATCAAAGAAATAGAGCAGGTTGTCGTCCAAGTGCGCAATGTTACATCCAACAGAGGCGCCCTCATCCGGCTCAAATCGCCAATGGGTACCGTATCAACTATGTATGTCTCGACTGCAATTCCCAGCGAGAGGCAGTTTGTATTAACGAAAAGAGATTTCTTATCATCTCATTTTTGGGGCGAGTGCAGTGTCGGAAAGTGGTTATTGTATTGCGAAG AATGTTGGTTGTTGTCGGCTAAACTAGTGATTCATGGCAAAAAGGGTGGATTGGACAAAAGTTTCTTATGTGATTCAGTTCAGCTCGACGGTGTTATGGATAAAAGTATCGGGGAAATGGACAGTGAAACACGTGGTCTTTTTGGATTGATTTTCTTCTTTGTAattcttgtgtcattttgttgtaTATATCGTAAAAGCCGAATGCCATCgaatcagaaaaaaagttaa